Genomic DNA from Niabella ginsenosidivorans:
CAGATGCATCTTTCAGCACTGTGAAGCTTGCTATATCTTCGGGGTCAATGTTATTAAACGATCTTTCCACACCATCTACCAAAACCAGAGGAGAACTGCTGGTAAACGTAGAGATTCCCCGTATGTATATTTCGGAATTATCGAAGCCCGGCTCACCGCTTCGCTGAACACCTATAATTCCTGCAATACGACCGGCTACCAGGTTGGTAAGGTTCGCTACAGGCATTTTCAGTTCTTCTGCATTGACCGAGCTCTGAGCCCCTACTGTTGTAATCTTTTTCTGCTTTCCAAACCCTACAACTACCACCTCATTCATTTCGGAGGACAGCTGTTTTAAAGTAACATCAATAATCTTACGATCATCAACAGGCGCTTCCTGTATTTCATACCCCGTAAAACTAAATACCAGGGTATCCCTGTTTGGGGGAACAGTTATCTGATATTCACCTGCAGAATCGGTGTGTGCGCCTACAAATGAACCTTTAACGATAACGTTAACCCCGGGCAACGCCTCGCCTTTTTCATTTATAACTTTTCCGGATACCACCCGGTCCGCCTGAATGGTAGCGGCCGGTACCGCATCTTCTTTTGTTGCTGAATAGGAGGGTTGGGTAAATGACAGATAAATAACAGATAACATGAAAAGCCTCAAACAGTAACGCTTACTGCTTTCAGCATTTTTTTTCATGAACGTTAATTTTCTTTTGACAGCCACACTTTTTTTTGCAGGTGCCGGCGTTAAGAAGATTTTCATAAAACAATCATTTGATTTTAGATTTGAAAAATCGTTTTTGCAATAATTAAAAAACAAACCTGTCTTACAACAACCATCCATAATAATTGTGAAGTGGCAGCCTTTTTAAATTCCCATGGTTAGCATAAAATCAACACAAGCATTCCTCAGTTTTTGTTTAGACTTTTGTGCAAGCATCCGTTTATACTTTAATTAATTTGCAGAACAAAAATATTTTCATTGATCCCGAAACCATCCCGTACTGTCATGCTTATATTTTTTATCACCCGTATGCAGCCGATAAGGACCTTACCGGATAGTCATTCATAACCTCATGCACATCAACCGCTTATTAGCTATCTCCTGAAAGAAGATACTGTTCAGAAGTTTCGATTTCCGGTATCAGGATTGGCCGTTTAGAACTATTAAGTGACCCGATACGGATATTTTTTGAGAGACAGATTTTGCAGGCAGGGCGATAATCAGTTTACGATAATACAACTTCTGTATAACGCCGTACATACACGGCAAAACCCGGATCAGCGTTTTAACCGGTAAAGAGAGTGTGGGAAAACTCTTGTTTTTTATGTTGAGCGGAGAAAGAACTATAAGTCTTAACGAAGCGCTTTTTTATCTCCTTTATGAAGTCCGATCTGAAATATGAGATCGGCACCAAAGGTCCCGGAAAAAGGGAATGCCGGAGGCCTGGCTTATTTACTTGAAACCTAAATAGAGAACGGCAGAATAATAGCTCTTCCGTTTAAGCCCGGCAAAACCTTACCCGCAGCTTTTTTAATTGTAAATTGTATACAGGAGAATCACCGCCAGTTTTATAGTATAAAAAACAGATCCATGAACCGATCAGTCACTAAAAACAGCGCAATAATTGTGTCCCTAAAATTTGGGACAGCCATTGTTTTTTAATTGTTACATTTTTGTAAAAATTATTCACAACCCTAATTAAACCTTAAGCCTCCCTGACCGGAGGCTTTTTTGCTGATGCATTAAATTAAGACGATGTGCTCTTTTCATTTCAATTTATTATCAGCTACTCTTAAATACCCAATAGAACTGTAACGCCCATTACCAGGTTGTTGTTTCTTTTCATTCCTAAGTACTCCTTCTGTTGTATTTGCAGGATCGTCCTATTGCAGCTCTTATAAACATGCCTTCCTGATCTCCGCGATTATTTCCGGTTGTGCAGAGTCGCTCTCTTTATCAAAATCAGAAACGGAAAATGACAGAACTCCTTTAGTAATCTGACAATCTGCAGGTACGCTTCCGCCATTTTCTTTCCCGGCGCTCATTACATTATTCAGGAGCCCATTTCAACGGCGCCAGATATAATCCTTTTTTATCCCAGCCGGTATTGGAAATAAACCAGCCTTCCTTTTTATCGTAAATAATTTCAGCAGCATGTACCGGCAGGCTGCCCACCAGATTCTCAACCGGAAAATTTTCGGGATCGGCAGACCAATAAATATCCGTCTGGTTATATGCCGTCATAGCCCGGCAGATAAACAGGTAAAATAATTTACCACGGCGTACAACAAAGGGGCTCTCGGCATCACCACCCCAATCTACCTTATAAGGTTGTATGTGCACCACTTTAGGGCCGCTCCAGTGTAATAGATCAGGTCCCATTCTTACAGCTACTACGGAGCGATGATCTATTTCATTAAAGGTGCGCGTATAGTAGTAATAATAGCTGCCTTTGTATTGCATTACATAAGAATCCCGTGCATGCCCCGCATCGCTGAAAAAAGGATTCAATGCATACCGCTTCCAATGGTACAGGTCTTTGCTGGTGGCCATACACAGCTGGCCCCAGGATGCATAATCCGGCGCATGCTGCTGCAAATTCCCTATATTATAGAACATATGATAAAGACCTTTTTCGTAAAACACATAGGGTGCCCACAATACCCGCTCTGCTCCTTCTTTTGCCGTAAGGGCATAATCATGGTCTTCCCATGTGGGCTGGGTGAGCGACCGTGCGGTAATATGAAAAAATTTTGTTTCCCCGCCCCAGGGCCGTACCGGGTGATGTCCAATAATGCCATATGCATGCCAGATGCCCTTACGATCCCTGATAAACGTATGATCATTTGTGTACCAGGTTGTATCTTCTTTTGACCGGGTATCATTGGGATCAAAAATATGGACCCAGGCTCCGGCAATCAGGGGTTTTTCAGGCCCTTCATTTTGTGCCCCTGCTTTATTCAAGCAAAGCAAAACAAAACCTGCTGCTAAAAATATCTTGCTCATATTATTAATTAACTCAGTTGTGCAGCTGTTCCTGTAATGAGGATCCGGTTTACCGGAATCAACTCCGTGCACTACTTCCGGGTACGGTTTACTGCTTTCAGTTTCACATTTACCAAATCCGTGGCTGTTGACAAGTGGCCAATAAATAGCATAGCGCACACCGGCCAGGCTTTTACTCATGCCGCTGCCCATTGGGCATTGGGTGATGAAATAGTGCGCACCTGTGCTGCCGGCCAAAAAAAGCGCTGCATAAAAAATATAATGATCGCTGTTGTTTTCATTTTGCCGCTTCTTTTACAAATCGTAATTTGGCTGCCTGCATGCCGTTCAAATCCGGTTTAAGTGCAATGATATAATATTGATTATTTACTTTAATGATCTCGGGAGCTGCTACCGCTAACTGCCCCACCTGATACCGGTCATTATCAATACCAAAATCCAGCGGGTTGGGCGATGAATATTGTGTATTTAAAGCATTTTTGCCATAATTCTGATTACGGAAAAGCACGTATTGATGATCTATTTTAACTACAAAAGGGCACTCAGATGCACCACCGTACCAGCTGGTTTGTTTGGCCGGTGAACCACCGTCTGAAACAATTACAGGTTCACTCCAGGTTTGCATATCCGCCGACTGCCGGCAATATACCGCCGACTTTATAGCAATAGCCGGATCGTCTTTTAATAAATGTGCACTATAATAACAATAATAGGTATGATCAATTTTTATCACCATTGGATCGCGGGTATTTGCCATGTTGCCGGAAAACAGCGCAGGGGTACCTTTTGTATTCAAAGCACGCTTAAAATTTTTTCCATCAGTGCTTGTGGCCAGACAGATATGATTCCAGTCGCCATAAAACATATAATATCTATTTCGCTCACTAAATACATAGGGAGCCTGCAGGCCGCCCTTAGTTTCACCCACGGTCGTATCCGCCATCATAGTTATTCCTTTGGGTGACCAATTGGTATCGGTGATATTTTTCCCTTCCCAGCCAAAAAATAAACGTGTATTTCCTCCCACTCTGGTACCGCGTATGCACGACCATAATTGCCAGGTACCATCTGCTGCCTGCCAAACTCCAAAATCTACAGGTTCCTGTTTGGGAGAGGTGTATTTACCAAGATCGGGATTAGTGGTAATTGTCCACCAATTGCCATCGATTACCGGAACATAGCGGTAAGTTGTCTTTTGCCCAACAGTGGTTAAACTTACCATATTTATTGCCATGATGATTGCCCATGTTCGAAAGTATCTGTTTTTTATATCGGTCATCATTCTTTCTTAATTGAATTTTTATATCTTTTATGCGGAAGGTTACATGACTGAGATATATGTATGTTTTCAGTATTTCCCAAAAACACGTGGGGTGAATGAGCTGTTAACGATGATTTTACAAAACGGAAATAGATACCCTTAACATTGCTTAAGATAAAAGCCGGTATTGGGAAACGGGCTATTGATCCTTATTGAACACTTTTTTTAACGCTTCATTGATCCATTGCTCGCTTTTTGGAAAATCTTCATAAGAATGAAGGGCGGAAAGCAATACATCATCCGGTTGAACGCCTGCTGTTTGCAGGATCGCATAGTCCTGTAAGGATTCTGAAAATACTTCCCATCGTATGGAATCATAAGGTCCGTCAGGACCGGGATAAACGGCAAAGGGATCACCGGCTGCAATGCCGGGATAGGCATAGGCGGCTCCTTCTGTAAAAGGATCGCCGGCTTCTTCGCGATCCAGCTTATACCAGAAATTATATCCCCAGTGTAAAAATCCCTGCGCCTTTAAACGATAAAACAGCCAGCCGCTCATGCGTATTTTAGCCAGAGGTGTATCATATAACCGGTTCAGCCACTTATTGCGGGGGCCGGTACAGAAATAGACCCAATGCGGAATATTTTCTTTCCGGTAAGCTTCATCGGAACTGATGATCGGCACAGGGATGTCGGTCAGGTGCTCCCTTCCATAACGTACGTCGCTTAAAGCATCCATCACCTTCATCCAGGGTGCCAGCCGGCGCAGGATATCCCTTGCTTTTTTATAATTATCTATGTGTTCCGACCAGGGCTCATCTGATAGGTGGAAATACGAATCATTCAACATATTTTCCTTTAGCAAAAAATCATGCAGGCTGGGCAGGTACTGCTTTAAAAAATTAATATAAATGCCGGATGTTGCCGGAAGGTTTTCATCCCACAAAAGGCGATATGCATCCCCTTCTTTTTTGTAAATATGCATGGCGTTCTGTACCCCCCAGTATAACCAGAGATGCGCCCACTCAAACTTTTTATATCCCAGTTCCCTGCACATGGCTACAAACCGTTTTACCAGGGACCAGTCAAATTCATACCTGCCGGGGCTGGGTTCCTTTACGATCAGCATCTGGCAGGGCTGTTGAAAGACGGCCCTTAATTCAAAAAAATTCTGGATAAACGCCACATCGTTACCATGTTCAATCAGGTTTTTCATGCAGGCACGCGTTAATTGCCACCACTTTTCGTCAAATAGCTTTGTCTTATATTGTAAGGAGATCGCTTCCCCGCGCCACCAGTGCGTTACATGAAAGTCCTTCCTCGGCTGAATGACTAAAGAGCCCACTCTTACATTTACATACAATGTGCTGCTCTTTTCTTCCCTGCCTTCCTGCCAGGTCAGCCGTACCGGGTAGCGGTGTATGCCCGGGGCCAGCGTTGCAGGAATATGAAGGGTAATCCAGAACGAGCGGCTTTCAAATGGATTGGCTTCTGTTTTGTTTACAGGGTACAGAGGATCGGGCAGCCAGCCTGGTAAATAACCTGTTCCATCCAGTTCTTCTTTGCTAACATCTGTGTTAAAATGCGGCATGGGAACCAGCCCTACCAATCGCACCTGCGGATTCACTTCTGCGGCATTTTCTACATTACAGGAAATGTGAGTCTGATCTTTCATATTACTATGAAAAGCGACCTGGAAAGAAACGCGTCCGCTCCGCGCTGCCAGGATCTCCAGCTCCGGAGTTGTTTTTACAGGAGATTGAGGGAATACACGTTGCAGGGAGCTGACCAGCCATGTATCCATATTGCGTTGAATAGTATCCGAATTTGCATTTGCAAAAAACAGGCAATGTACATTCAGAAAAACAAGTAAGGGCTTTATTAAAAATTTCATAACGATAGGTTCTTGTTTTTATTCAGTTAATTATTTTTTTATTTATCGTATAAGAAATACTTTTTCATAATATCCGGCTGCTTTATATTTTATAAACCGCGTTTGGCAAATATCATTGTATCATTAATGGAGATACGGCGTTGGGTCAAATTTATAACGATATACATCTCCTTGTGTATCCAGCGCCAATATATCCTTGCCTATCACTGCTATTTTTTCATACTGGTTCCAGCCGGTACCAACCAGTATTTTATCTCCCGGAACTGCATCGGCGGCCATTTTGTATAACCATAAATTTCCTTCCTGTTCCAGTGCCAGTAAATAATCACCCCATGCCAGCACCTGCCTGTAATTAGCAAACCCCGTTCCCACGGTGGTTTTGGCTGCTTCAACTCTTGAAAGCAGTGGTTGCCGTAATAAATCACCAGTACTCTTGTCTACCAGTAAGAAATAGTTTTTAAACGGTATAATCGTTGTATACTTATCCCAGAAATCGCCCAGCCACCACTGAGTCCATTCCGGACTGGCATTTTGCATAGTAAGGTCGGGCTTCCATTGCATATAAAACAGTCCGGCCCAATAGGGCGTATTCCGGATTACCGCATCGGTTTCATTTATATAATACAGGTTTTCCGCATCAGGCCATTTTATTTGAGGCCAGGTTTCAGTAAGCAATCTGGATTCAGGGGCAAAAGTGCCATCTGCATTGGGTGTGTATACATGAACCGTGTTGTCTTTATAGCGCACCACCAGGGTGTTCTGCGTACCACGTGCCATTATGATCCTGTTTTTATCATTCCAGTCCAAAGCATCACCCAGAGACAGTGCTTGTTGGCGCTCTTCAATAGCTGCCATATAAGAACGGGTAAAAATATAGTAAGTAGTGCCATTGGTTTTGTTGATTTTTTGTCCATCTGCATCTGTAACACCAAGGGGCAGCATATACGCCTGAAAGGGGTTGACATCCCCTGTTTTAATATGCAGGGTAAGCGCAGGAGTTGATCGCTGACCGGAAGAGATGACTGCGGTTTTCTCAAACTGGTAGCTTCCGGCCGGCAACAGTTCATACGTGGTATTGTGCCGGAGATTAAAACTATCCACCAGCGCTTTGTTAACATCAAAGCGGATTGTTAAATCCTTGCCTTCCGTTAGTGGCCCACCCAGATATGCGCTATAAGGAAACGTGTATGTAGTATCTGCCAGCGGAAGCCCCGTTATATAAGGATTATTCACCACGGCCCGCGGCATGTATACATTACTATAAGCAGCAGGATCACTGATACCACTATGATATTTATCACAGGATGCAAGCAATGCGGCTATACACATAATGACAAAACCTGTTTTATTTTTCATTTTATAATCATTTATTTTATCATCCAGATAATTGACGAACTATGTTTAGCTGTTACCAATACATGCTTTGTAAAAGGTTGGGGTCTTTATCCAGTTCTGATTGCGGCACGGGCCAGAAGTAATCTCTGGGTGCAACAAAAATCCGTTTGTCTGCAACAGCGCGTTTGTAAAAAGAAGGGTCCTGTTGCGAGGTACCGTTGTTAATGCTCAGCCCATACAGGTTGCCATTGTTGGTTTTGGCTGCAATCTTCCATCGCCGGCAATCGAAATACCGGTGCCCCTCGAACGCCAGTTCTATTCTGCGTTCCAGCCATATTTGCTCACGCATCTGATCTTTAGTAAGGCCGGTTGAAAGGTTCGGCAGCCCGGAACGGTTTCTTATGGCATTTACATATTTGTAAACGTCTGTAACTGGTCCCTGACTTTCATTCAGTGCCTCCGCATAATTTAAATATTGTTCTCCTAAACGGAAGATTATAAAAGTTTTCAGATCCCATCCCGTGTTGGTTTGAATATTGATCAGTGGGTTGGCAAATTTTCTCAGTACATACCCGGTTTTGGAGAAATCCGTAGTATTTTTAGAAGCCCCATCTTTACCTGAAAAATACATTTGTATGGCCGACCCTTTCCATTTAGCGCCGGAATAATGAATGCTGGCATAAAAACGGGGTTCCCTGTTTATATACATATTACTTACACCTGCTTCCCAGTATTTACCAGCTCCGGCAGCAAAACCATTCTCTGTATAACCTGTGGCCGTATTAATGACAGGAGAACCATCCGCATTGTACCCTGTAATCATGCTGCGGCCCAGTGTGTCCCGGTAAGCATCTATTAATTGCTGTGATACCGATAAAATGGAATAGCCTCCATAACTTATAGGACTGGAACAACGCTCCAGGTGCTGAAAGGCCTGGAAATTCATTGCCCAAAGCACTTCTTTATTATTATTTTGCAAAAACAGGTTGGTGTAGTTTTCCACAGGATCATTACCTGGTGCCGTGTACAAACCATATCCTGCGCTTTCACAGGCATCAATACAGGCTTTGGCAGCATCTGCTGCCAGTTTCCATTTACCGGCATCAAAGGCCTGCGGGAAAAGTGCTCTTCCATCAGGGCTTTTAAAGTCTTTAAAATCTGCATTCCCGTTAAATAACGGGCTTGCAGCATATAATAATACCCTGGCCTTTAGTGCCAGTGCAGCCGCCCTGGTGGCTCTGCCTAATTTATCGCTGGTTACCGTAATTGGCAATAATCCTGCAGCCACATCACAATCTTTTACAATATAGTCTACACAGGAATCAATGGTGGAGCGGCCGATATTCTTGAAATCATCGTTGGGGTTCATTGCCATATCCATTATCGGCATCGGGCCATACAGCCGGAACACACAAAAATTATCATACGCTCTTAAAAATCGGGCTTCTCCGATCCAGTGATCTTTGTCTTCCTGTGTATATCCTTCCTGCAGGGGTAGTTGATCAATATTTTCCAGGAACAGATCCGCTTTCCGTATTGTTTGGTAGGCAAACTGCCAGCAATCCAAAATATTCTGCGCGTTCCAGCCGCCTCTGTTCATGTAATGCACATAACTACCGGGATATGTGATCTCCATCTCATCAGAAGATCCCGTCCAGGGTGCATGGTTGGGTGGATCAACGGGGTTGATATCCCAGGGTTGCCCTGCATACATGGAAGTAAGAAAGGCCTGTGTATAAAGACGATTGGTAAACACATCTTTTAATGTAAGATCTTCATCAGGGGTTTTGTCCAGATACCGCTTGCAGGAAACCAGCATGCATGCAGTAATGATGATGAGTAAGCATTTTTTTCTCATTCTTATATTTTTAATGCACTAATTAAAATTGATTTGTAATCCAAAATTCAGGGAACGTTGCAGCGGGTACATACCCAGGTTACTGCCATCTCCATTATTGGTACCATTATTGGATTCCGGATCCAGGAACTTCAGGTGATCAAACGTAAGCAGGTTGGTTCCATTGATAAAAATCCTCAAAGCACTCAAGCGGTATCGCTTTATCAATCCCGGAGGAAAGCTATACCCAACTTCTGCATTTTTTAACCGCAGATAGGCCGCATTTCTCAGATACTGCGAAGAATTCTGAAAATTATTGGAATTATTAGTAGGCGTGGCTGCCGGATAACGCGCATCCGGATTATCGGGCGTCCACCGGTTGTTATAATATTCCTCCAGTATATTATAACTACCCGGCCCTCTTAAAAAAGGATATATAGACGGACCTACTATAAAGATACTGGTTCTTGCGGCGCCTGAAAAAAACGCACTCAAATCCACCCCTTTCCAGGCTACAGTGCCTCCAAAACCATACACAATTTCGGGCGTACGGGGATACCCGTTCAGATACATATAATCATCAGCATTTACCACCCCATCTCCATTTACATCCATAAACCGGATGTCTCCCGGGTAAACAGTACTGGCAAACTGCTGCAGCGGGCTCTGGTCAATCTCTTCCTGATTCTGAAAAAGACCGATTGCCTGTAATCCGTAAGGAGCCCCGATAGGATGGCCTTTGCCTGATTGGTACGGTACATGCTTTACCGGCTCGTCATTTTCAATCACCTCATTATGTGCATAGGTAAAATTACCTATGATGGAATAATAAACGCCATCACCTGCCGGTTTGTTCTGGATTTTCAGACTTGCATCTATTCCCTTGTTTTTTACTTCACCCAGGTTGCCATAGGGAATGATCCAGGGGAAAAAACCTGACACAAAGGGAATCGTTTGCCGTTGCATTAATATACCTGTTCTTCTTTCATGAAAGGCATCTACCTGTAATTGAATTATGCTGCTAAACAGGCTGATGTCTGCTCCTATATTCTTTTTCAGAGAAGATTCCCAGGTAATATCCGGTACGCCGATCTGGCCTTCATCATATCCCGGAAATGCCTGCTGACTGGAACCGAACCAATAAGTATTGGCATTTTTAGTGACCCGGGTCAGGTACAGGAAACGGGTACCGCCTATCTGATCATTTCCGACTTTACCATAAGAACCACGGATCTTTAATTGATTGATCACATCTGTATTCCAGAATTTTTCATTAGAAACGATCCAGCCGGCAGAAACGGAAGGGAAAAAACCAAAACGTTTTCCGGGAGGAAAATTTTCTGAACCATTAACCCCAAAATCAAACTCGACAAGATAGCGGTTATTATAAGCATATGTTGCTCTTCCCGCGTAGCCTCTTCTTCTGTAAGGCAGTCCATTAATAGAACCATCTGCAACCAAATTAGTATACTCATTCTGGTTGAACAACAACAGGCCATTTACGTCATGTTTGCCGGCAAATGTTCTTTGATAATTCACAGTAGTTTCAATATAGGAATTCCGGTTATTACCAGATGTGAACGGGGCATAGCCCAGTGTGCCTCCTTCCCGGACAACATTATACCGGTCTTCTCCGGTGGCCTCATCCTTTCCCAGGTATTGTTTTATTTCATAATCCTTGATCCGGTTAATGCCACTAAAATTGTAGTAGTCATAAGCAAATTTTCCGTTAATGCTTAATCCTTTTGTAACCAACCGGGACAAATCCCATTTTACACCAAAAGTACTTTGCAGTGTATGCCTGGCCTGATCGGAATAACCATGCTGAGTAACAAGCGCCCAGGGATTTCTGCCCAGATAGGAGGCACCACCGGCAACAGATCCGTCCGGATTGGTAACAGGATATTGAATGGGGGAAATCACGCCAAGAGAACTGAAAATATCCGGGGCACTTGACCCGGGATAATGGCCATTCTGAATGATCGCACCCAGACCTACAGTCATACTCAGACTTTTTGAAAGATTCACATCAATATTCGAACGGAAATTATACCGCTTTACATTTGCATTGGTGTTGTACTGATTCAGGCCATCCGTTTTATAAATTCCGGATTGCAGCAGAAAACCTACATTCGTATAATACTTTACAATTTCGGTACCTCCGGAAACGCTCAGGTTGTTCATAGTCTGATAAGTATGCTTTTTCAGGATCGTATTGGTCCAGTCTATATTCGGATGAAAATAAGGGTCGCTGCCATCTGCATACTTCTGCAAATCTTCCGGCGTATATTGCGGGGCCAGCCCTACATGTTCCAATGCTTCATTCAGCAGGCCCGCATATTGTGTTCCATCAATATACTCCGGCAGGCGAAGAGAGGTCAGCTGTGCGGCCTCGGTTCTTAAGGTAATTGCGGGTTTACCGATCTTTCCTTTTTTGGTATTAATCAGAATCACCCCGTTAGCGCCTCTTACCCCGTATACGGCAGTTGCTGATGCATCTTTTAATATGGTAAAACTTTCAATTTCCTCAGTAGTAATATTATTCATATCCCTTTCCACGCCATCTACCAACACCAGCGGGGCCTGGCTTCCTGTAAATGTGGCCACACCCCGTATAAAAACCTGCGCCTGATCGTACCCCGGTTCCCCGCTGCTTTGCCGGGTAATGATCCCCGGTAATTTTCCACCAATAGCGTTAGATAATGAAGGTGCTGCTACCTGCTGTAACTGTGCCACCTGTACCTCTGACACGGCGCCGGTTACCGTAAGTTTCTTTTGGGTTCCATACCCCACCACCACCACTTCGTTCATTTTCTGGGAGGCCTCATCGGGGTGCATTGTAATGGCAATATTGTTCAGATTGCCGGGAGCTATCTTTTGGGTAAGGTACCCTACAAAGGAAATTTCCAACGTGTCGGATTCATTATGCATTTCAACCATAAAATTTCCGTTCAGATCAGAAAGCGTACTGCGGGCGCCTGCCCGGGTGAAATTAACAGAAGCTCCGGGTATTGGTTTTTTGGTTTCGTCCGTTATAGTCCCTTTTAATACCCAGCTTTTTTCAGGGATCGTATCCTGAAAAAAAAAGGTGTTATTGCCTGGGAAAGACGCCGCCTTTTTAGTTGCCGCCCATACCGGCTGGTGAATGATCAGCAAAGCAATCATACAGAAAACAAGCCAATAACAAAGTTGCAAACAACCAGGGGAAATGTGGTTTTTTTGGTTCATAAAATATAATTGAATAAATGGAAAACAATCTTCACCCTGCTTCCTTTCCGGAAGCTTAATCGTTTAAACAACTATAACCCAGAACTCATAAACAGGCCAAGTCAATCATTATATTCGCTTTCTTCTTTGTAACAGCTATCAGAATATCAGGGTTTCAGTTTTAATCGTTTAAGCAAACATAAATATTTTTTCTTTTTTTTCAAAAAAAATCTATCAGATCCATGCAATAACATTAAAACTCCTATTGGCTTATTATTGGAACAGGCCAGCGATCTGTTCTGAAAGGAACCAGAGGAAGGCCGTCTTTATTGAAAATATTGCCGATCCCTGTATCCGAAAATCCATAACGCACCGCAACAGGGCGTGCCACCTTTTTA
This window encodes:
- a CDS encoding glycoside hydrolase family protein, which gives rise to MSKIFLAAGFVLLCLNKAGAQNEGPEKPLIAGAWVHIFDPNDTRSKEDTTWYTNDHTFIRDRKGIWHAYGIIGHHPVRPWGGETKFFHITARSLTQPTWEDHDYALTAKEGAERVLWAPYVFYEKGLYHMFYNIGNLQQHAPDYASWGQLCMATSKDLYHWKRYALNPFFSDAGHARDSYVMQYKGSYYYYYTRTFNEIDHRSVVAVRMGPDLLHWSGPKVVHIQPYKVDWGGDAESPFVVRRGKLFYLFICRAMTAYNQTDIYWSADPENFPVENLVGSLPVHAAEIIYDKKEGWFISNTGWDKKGLYLAPLKWAPE
- a CDS encoding glycoside hydrolase family protein, with amino-acid sequence MVSLTTVGQKTTYRYVPVIDGNWWTITTNPDLGKYTSPKQEPVDFGVWQAADGTWQLWSCIRGTRVGGNTRLFFGWEGKNITDTNWSPKGITMMADTTVGETKGGLQAPYVFSERNRYYMFYGDWNHICLATSTDGKNFKRALNTKGTPALFSGNMANTRDPMVIKIDHTYYCYYSAHLLKDDPAIAIKSAVYCRQSADMQTWSEPVIVSDGGSPAKQTSWYGGASECPFVVKIDHQYVLFRNQNYGKNALNTQYSSPNPLDFGIDNDRYQVGQLAVAAPEIIKVNNQYYIIALKPDLNGMQAAKLRFVKEAAK
- a CDS encoding DUF4091 domain-containing protein produces the protein MKFLIKPLLVFLNVHCLFFANANSDTIQRNMDTWLVSSLQRVFPQSPVKTTPELEILAARSGRVSFQVAFHSNMKDQTHISCNVENAAEVNPQVRLVGLVPMPHFNTDVSKEELDGTGYLPGWLPDPLYPVNKTEANPFESRSFWITLHIPATLAPGIHRYPVRLTWQEGREEKSSTLYVNVRVGSLVIQPRKDFHVTHWWRGEAISLQYKTKLFDEKWWQLTRACMKNLIEHGNDVAFIQNFFELRAVFQQPCQMLIVKEPSPGRYEFDWSLVKRFVAMCRELGYKKFEWAHLWLYWGVQNAMHIYKKEGDAYRLLWDENLPATSGIYINFLKQYLPSLHDFLLKENMLNDSYFHLSDEPWSEHIDNYKKARDILRRLAPWMKVMDALSDVRYGREHLTDIPVPIISSDEAYRKENIPHWVYFCTGPRNKWLNRLYDTPLAKIRMSGWLFYRLKAQGFLHWGYNFWYKLDREEAGDPFTEGAAYAYPGIAAGDPFAVYPGPDGPYDSIRWEVFSESLQDYAILQTAGVQPDDVLLSALHSYEDFPKSEQWINEALKKVFNKDQ
- a CDS encoding DUF1735 domain-containing protein, whose product is MKNKTGFVIMCIAALLASCDKYHSGISDPAAYSNVYMPRAVVNNPYITGLPLADTTYTFPYSAYLGGPLTEGKDLTIRFDVNKALVDSFNLRHNTTYELLPAGSYQFEKTAVISSGQRSTPALTLHIKTGDVNPFQAYMLPLGVTDADGQKINKTNGTTYYIFTRSYMAAIEERQQALSLGDALDWNDKNRIIMARGTQNTLVVRYKDNTVHVYTPNADGTFAPESRLLTETWPQIKWPDAENLYYINETDAVIRNTPYWAGLFYMQWKPDLTMQNASPEWTQWWLGDFWDKYTTIIPFKNYFLLVDKSTGDLLRQPLLSRVEAAKTTVGTGFANYRQVLAWGDYLLALEQEGNLWLYKMAADAVPGDKILVGTGWNQYEKIAVIGKDILALDTQGDVYRYKFDPTPYLH
- a CDS encoding RagB/SusD family nutrient uptake outer membrane protein, with the protein product MRKKCLLIIITACMLVSCKRYLDKTPDEDLTLKDVFTNRLYTQAFLTSMYAGQPWDINPVDPPNHAPWTGSSDEMEITYPGSYVHYMNRGGWNAQNILDCWQFAYQTIRKADLFLENIDQLPLQEGYTQEDKDHWIGEARFLRAYDNFCVFRLYGPMPIMDMAMNPNDDFKNIGRSTIDSCVDYIVKDCDVAAGLLPITVTSDKLGRATRAAALALKARVLLYAASPLFNGNADFKDFKSPDGRALFPQAFDAGKWKLAADAAKACIDACESAGYGLYTAPGNDPVENYTNLFLQNNNKEVLWAMNFQAFQHLERCSSPISYGGYSILSVSQQLIDAYRDTLGRSMITGYNADGSPVINTATGYTENGFAAGAGKYWEAGVSNMYINREPRFYASIHYSGAKWKGSAIQMYFSGKDGASKNTTDFSKTGYVLRKFANPLINIQTNTGWDLKTFIIFRLGEQYLNYAEALNESQGPVTDVYKYVNAIRNRSGLPNLSTGLTKDQMREQIWLERRIELAFEGHRYFDCRRWKIAAKTNNGNLYGLSINNGTSQQDPSFYKRAVADKRIFVAPRDYFWPVPQSELDKDPNLLQSMYW